CGATTCGAGAACCATGAGCTCGAGAGTGCGACGCTGCTCGCCCTTACCGATGATGTCGCAGCGGAAGTCGAGGCCGCGGTCCCTCAGTATGCGGCAGGCGTCGATAAGCACCGGGATGCCTTTCTTCTCGACTAGGCGAGCGACTGTGATCAGTCTGAACGGACCGCCAGGCGGGTTGCGCGGCGGTGAAAAGCGTGTCATGTCGATGCCGTTGCGGACGAGCTCCACTCGCGCCGGATTTCCATTCACGAGCGATTTGAGGAACCGGACATTGTAGTCGCTCACCGTGACCGTGAAGCTTGCATCCGCCATCTTCCGCGCAATCACTTTGTGGTCCGCATGGCGATAGATGTCGAACGCGTGGGCGGTGAAGCTGAACGGGATGCCGAGAAGCTTGCTCGCCTGCTGAGCAACTGTTGTGGAGCGGTTGGCGAAGTGCGCATGCAGATGCCTCACGCCGAGCCGGCGGGCGCGCTCGGCCACCCACGATGCCTGAAGGAAACGCCAGAGGAACGAAGGGCGGCGCGTGGCAAGCACTTTCTTCAAGTGACGCCGATAGCGTTTCGGATTGCGGGCCGCAAAGCGCTTCGCATACCGGAAGAGCGCCTGCATGTCGTCGATGCCGGGCACATAGTGGACGCTGGCTTGCAGCCGGCAGACGCCTTCATGGAACCTGGGATCGCGCGTGGGCGCCAGCGAGAAGATCTCAACCTTCACTCCCATCGCCTCGAGTGCGAGGATCTCGTTGAGAATGAAAGTTTCCGACAGGACCGGAAACTTCCGGACGACGTATCCCACCGAAGTCTTTACGCGCGCCATCGGCTACTCCCGATCCCGTGCCAGAGCGAGCAGATGATCCGCCACGCACGAAGCGCCATTGAGATCGAGACGACTGCTCCCGTTGCGGCGAGGCTGCGCGAGCGCGCGCGTCATTGCCCTGGCCAGGGTGTTCGGGGTCAGCTCTTCGGACTCCAGCGCGGTGACGAGCCCCAGCTGCGCCAGCCCAGCCGCTCGCACATGCTGCTCAGCGTCCACTCCCGACCGGCCGCGGCTCCCGTGCTCTCCCGCTCGCCACGTGCGCGGAACGAGCACCGATCGCGCTCCGGTGGACATGATCTCGGCCGATGTGTTGTATCCGCCCATCGCTACAACCAGATCGGCAGCGGCCATAGCCGAAGGCATGTCTGCGAGGTGATTCCTTACGGCAACTCCACGGCGTCCCGAGGCCGCGTGCACGATGGCCGCACGGTCCGACGGTGACATGAATTCGCCGGCGACAACGACTGCGGGGCGATCAGGAAACTCGTCCAGCGCCCCGATGAATGCCTCGAGCAACGGCCTGCCGTCGCCCCCTCCTCCGACTGTCGCGAGGAAAAAGCCCGCGTCCACTCCCAGCTCGCGACGCACCGTTTCAGGATCGCTGCGCGCCAGTCCGGACTCGGTGACGTAGCCGCAATAGGAGAGTCGATCGGCAACCGTATCTGAAAGTCCGTAAGCCTCAACCGCATCCAGAACTTCGCGCACGCCGTACACGAGCACCTTGTCGTAGTAGCGCTCGATGATTCCGTAGATTCCGTCGCGCTCCCAGTCGCGCTGGACTTTCTTCGGCGGGTCAACGACGTCGCGCAGGCCGAGCACCGTTTTCGTCGGGCGGTGCCGGAGCTCGCGAAGTGTCGGAAGCAGCTCGAGTCGCGTCCCGAGCGGAAAGTTGTCCACGAGCAGAACGTCGGCGCCGAACAGATCGAGGGCGCACCGCGTCAGCTCGCCTCGCATTGAAGCCAGCTCGGCTACGCCGATACCGAGCGTCGGCGGCTGGGTGCCTTCAGTTCCCGACGTGACGATCGTCGGGATCTTGATCGTGTCTGCATTGGGTGGAAGCTCACGAAGCAGGTGCGTCGCCGGAGAGCCGGTAATCAGCAGGAGAGCGGAGCCGGGTTCCTTCTCCGCCAGCGCCTGGAGAATGCGCGAGCTTCTCCGCACGTGTCCGACGCCGTACGCGTCGTGCGTGAAGACTGCAATGCGTGGAGCGCGAGAGGGCATCGCGCTACGCTGAAGCTTCTAGAAGCCAGTCATCCGGCGGCTCGGATTTCCCGGCCTCCAATGAGACCGGTTCGAGCACTTGCTGCAGATATCTGCCTGCACGCTCGAGACCTTTCATGTCCATGCGATGCCGGACGCGCGCGGCTGGGGAAGGGCGCTCGAGCCATTCCGATATCGCGGCGGGAGAGAGGCTTTCGGGGTCCAGCCATTCGATCAGGCCGAGGTCCGCCAATCTCCGCGCACGGATGAGCTGTTCGCGGCGAGGAGCAATCCGCGGGATGATCAGCGCATGCTTGTCTTGCGAGACGACTTCGCAGACGCTGTTGTATCCACCCATCGTTATGACCCTGTCGGCCAGTGAGAGCAGCGCCGCCGGCTCACTGATCAGGTCGAGAACGTGGAACTGCGCCGGCCGCCGGCTCGCGCGGCGGCAGAGCGCCTCACGCTCCCTCGCCGGCATGAACGGCCCGGTGAGGAGAACACCGACATAGTCCTTTGGCATTTCAGAATCGACGAACGCCTGGGCGATGCGCATTCCGTCCTGTCCGCCACCCACCGTGCACAGAACAAAGCGGGCACTGTCGAGCAGTTTCACCGCGAGTGTGTCCGCGTCCCCGGCTCCCTGGGTATCCGGGGAAGGAGCCGGATTCAGGTAGCCGGTGAACCGCGCCTTTCGTGCGACAGTCTTCGGAAACTCGTACTCGGAGAGCAGGTCGAAAACGGCGGGATCCCCGTAGATCCAGATCCCGTCGTAGAACTGCTCGATCATCTCATGATTTCCCGCACGTGCCCATTCAGACCGAACCGTTTCCGGCTCCTCGAGGATGTCGCGCAATCCGAGGATCAGCCGCGTCCCGCGCTCCTTGAGCATTTCCAGGCATGGGGCGAGCTCGCCGAGGGCGCCGCGCGGGAGGTGATCGACGATCAGGACGTCCGGCGAAAACTGAGAGAGGGCGGAGGTGATGACGTCGCGCCGCAGGCGAATGAGCTCGTGAAGACCGATCCGGAGGCGCCGCGGCGAACAATTGCCGTCGGCATCCTTTCGCAGCGCCGGAAGGCTAAGGCAGTCGACGTTGTCGGGGAAATCGAAGATGCCTGCTTCGCGCGCCTCAGTGAGCATGAGGAATGATCCAGCCGGGTACCTCGCGGCGAATCTGCGGACGAGGAGGAGATTCCTCCGCATATGGCCCAGGCCAACCATGCCGGGCGAATACAACGCGATTCTAGGATTCAGCTTACTGCTCCCGCCACTTCGGCTCTCGGTGCTTTGCCCCTCCGGTGCACCAAGCCCGCGAGCAGCGCTGCTTGTTCCGACGCTAGAGCATCCCAGTTACACGCGGAGACTCTGCGTCATTCTGTTGATTGTTACCACTTCGTGACTGTAACGCTGCACAGCACATGCCGTAACGGGCTTGCGGACGCCCGTGTCACATCACAAATATTAGAGTGCTGAAGTTTCCAACAAAATATCGTTGCGTATTGCCCGTGCGGCCTCTTATCGTACTTTGGCTGCCCGGCCAGTCAGTCCTCTAACCCCAACTCCAATGGCTGCACGCTCTATAGCTAGCGCGACGATCTCCTTCGGCCTCGTCTCGGTTCCAGTCAACGTCTACTCGTCTTCCGAGTCGAAGTCGAGCGTCTCCTTCAACATGCTGCACAAGGACTGCGGCGGCCGGTTGAAGCAGCACTACACATGCACGAAGGACAACGAGGTCGTAACCCGCGACAATACGGTGAAAGGGTACGAGTTCGCCAAGGATCAGTACGTGATCCTGACGCCCGAAGAGCTGAAGGCACTCGAGGAGAAGGCAACGAGCACCATCGACATCGTCGAGTTCGTTCCGATGACGGAGGTGGACCGGGTCTACCTCGACAAGGTGTACTATCTCGGGCCGGACAAGGGTGGCGATCGCGCCTACCGGCTGCTCGTCGAAGCGTTGAAGACGAGCGGGAAAGCAGCGCTGGGTCAGTACGCCGCGCGGGGACAGCAGCATCTCGTCCTCCTTCGGGCGCGCGATGGCGTTCTCGTGATGGAACAGCTTCACTACGCTGACGAAATTCGTCCGCCGAGTGAAGTTCCCGTTCCGAACGGCGATGTGAAAGACGCCGAGCTGAAGCTGGCGATGATGCTGATCGATCAGACTGCGAACGAGTCCTTCGAGCCGACCAAGTACAAGGACACGGTGCGCGAGCGGGTTCTGGAGACGATTCAGCGCAAGGTGGAGGGTCAGGACATCACATCCGAGGTCGCGCCCAGCAATGGAGGCGACAAGATCCTCGACCTCATGGAAGCGCTGAAGGCGAGCCTTGCCAAAAAGGCCACACCCGAAAAATCGGAGCGCAGAAAGCAGAAGGCCTCGTGAAGGTCCTTGCTGGGACTAGCGGCTACTCGTTCAAGGAGTGGAAAGGAACGTTCTATCCGGCCGACCTCAAGTCAGCCCAGCTGCTCGGCTTTTACGCTTCGAAGTTTCCGACGCTCGAGATCAACAACACCTTCTACCGGCTGCCGAAGGAGCACGTCCTGCTCGAGTGGGCGTCGCAGGTGCCCGAGCAGTTCACGTTCTCGCTGAAGGCGAGCCAGAGGATCACGCATCACACGCGGCTCAAATCGGAATCCGAGTCGCTCGTCCGGTTTCTTCTCAAGAACACATCCGTGCTCGGCGAAAGGCTCGGGCCGATTCTCTTTCAGCTTCCGCCGAACCTGAAGAAGGACGTCGAGCGGCTGAAGAATTTTCTCAGCTACCTCCCTGCCGAGCGGAAATACGCGTTCGAGTTCCGGCACGAGAGCTGGTTCGACGACGAGGTGTTCGCGGTGATGCGGGACCGCGATATCGCGATGTGCGTCGCCGAGCAGGCCGAGTTCAAGTGTCCGGTGGTTTGCACGGCGTCGTGGGGCTACTTGCGGCTTCACAAGCTCGACTATGACCAGAGCGCGCTTGAAGAGTGGGCGAAGTGTGTCACGTCACAGGGCTGGAAGGAGGCATTCGTGTACTTCAAGCACGACGAGGGCGTCGGCTCGGGGCCACCGGCGGTCGAGGCTTTCGTCAAGGCGGGACAGGCGTGAAAGGCCGGCATCTATGACGAAGGTTCAAAGAGATTCGGCGGATTATCCGGATTGAGTCTTACCGGCTTAAGCCTGGTGCCCACACCCGACCGTTTCTCTTTTTGTTTTGACAACAACACAACTCGACATGCTGAGTGGCGTTTCGCCTGCCTTGGCGCCAGCTCGGAGACACTCCGGATAATCAGTCGAATCTCTTCGAACCCTCCGTCACCGATGCCGAAAAAGCACCAACTCATGTCACAAATTTTTTTGTAGCCGGACCGGGTTGAAAGTTCGAAAACGGCACGGTGTCTGCGGCATTCTCCTCTGATTCACCAATAAGGAGGGAAGATGGCGAACATTGAAAACCGCAAGGAAACGGACCTGGGAACGACGCCCAGCGGCACGTTTTCGGGGGACTGGAATCGCGACCGCGGATGGTGGCGTGAGAACTTCAGGAATCGCCCCTACGCAATGGCGGACCGCACTTTCGAGGACTACGAGCCTGGATACCGGTACGCGTACCAGTCGTATGGTCTCTACCGGGGCCGGAACTTCACCGACGTCGAGCCCGATCTTCGCAGCGGGTGGAATGCGTTCGAGGGACGCGGCAAGTCCACGTGGGAGAACGTCAAGGACTCCGTTCGCGATGCGTGGGACAAGCTGACCGGCAAGGAGACAGGGATCTAAACGGCAGCAGCAACTCAGAAAACCACAGAGCCGAGATCTCAGAGGCATGGTCAGCGAGTTTCGATGTTACTCTCGCAACTCGCCGACTACGCTTCCGGGATCGCGGATCTGTGATTTTCTGAGTTGATTTTGCAGTTGATCTCGTAGTGAATCGCCCCTGACGCACCCCGACAATCGTCGCGCAGATTTATTCGCATGCGAACAATCATGCGCGCCAGCGTGGCGGGACTCATTCTCGTCAACGCTTTTCCCGCGGCCGCTCAAGCACCCGACCCCGAGCTCTGGCGTCAGGTCGAGATCATCCGCACTGCTCACGGCGTGCCGCACATCCGCGCGGAAAACCTTCGCGCCGCCGGCTACGCGCTGGGGTGGCTCCAGCTGGAGGACTACGGACCGCGCGCCGCATTGATGGCTCTGCGGGCCCGCGGCGAGATGGCCAGAGTCTTCGGCCTCGACAGCATCGAATCGGATTTCGAAGACCGCCGCAACCGCAGCCGGACAGCCGCTACGTACCCTCGTCTCGAGCAGGCAACGCGCGACGTGTACGAGGGCTTCGCCGCGGGAATGAATCGCTACATCGCCCTGCGCGCGGAGGAGTTTCCGGCGGGGATGCCGGCAAACTTCACGGGGCACGATGTCGCGGCGAGGGACATGGGCGGCGCCGCGAGCGGGGGCGACGCGATCGACAGGTTTCTCGCGCGTCTGAAACCGCCATCACGACGCGACACGACGAGACAACCAGATGGTGAGGGCGACGCCCGGAGTGCGGAGGTAATCGGCTCCAACGCGTGGGCGTTCGCGCCCTCGCGCACGAAATCAGGCAAGGCCATCCTCCTTCGCAATCCACACCTCCAGTGGACGGCCGGATACTACGAAGCGCACATCACTGTGCCCAAAGTCCTCGACTTCTATGGCGACTTTCGCATCGGCGGTCCGTTCAGCCAGGTAGGTGGCTTCAACCGCTTCCTCGGCTTCGCGACGACGAACAGTCAGGCCGACCTCGACGAGTTCTACGCTCTCGACGTCGATCCCGCGAAGACCGATCACTATCTCTTCGACGGAGCTTCGATCCCGGTTACGCGCGAGCTCATCACCGTCGAGTTCAAAAACGGCGACGGTATCGGAACAGAATCGCGTGAGCTGTGGTCGACGCAGCTCGGTCCGGTGATTTATCGCGGCAACGGCAAGATCTACATCGTCAAGGCCGCAACCGAAGGAGAGTTTCGCGCCGGTGAGCAGATGCTGCACATGATGCGCGCGACTTCGCTGGCTCAATGGAAGGATGCGATGCGGCTACGCGCGCGTCCGACGTCGAACTTCACTTACGCCGACGGGGCGGGGAACATCTTCTATCTATGGAATGCGTCGTTGCCGGCGCTTCCACATGCGCCCGGTGGTGATACCATCGCTTTCCCGGCGCGAGGGATGCGGGACGTGTGGACGCGGTACGTCCCCTTCGATTCGCTCACGCAGGTTCTGAATCCAAAGGGCGGGTACATCCATAACGAGAACGCCTCGCCGCATTTCACCAACATTCGCGGCCGCATCGATACGACGAATGCGTACCCGAATTTCGAGAAGCCGCGCCTTTCGCTTCGCAGCCAGCTCGGCCTCGAGCTGGTCGGCGGCGACAACAAGGTGTCGCTCGAAGACGTCATCAGGATGAAGCACAATTACAGAATGCTCCTCGCCGACCGTGTGAAGCCGGACCTCATCGCGGCGGTGAGGGCGACCAACCCGACGGGAGACGTCGCTTCAGCGCTCGTGATGCTCGAGAAGTGGAACAACACCGGCGCGGCCGAGAGTCGAGGCTCGACACTGTTCGAGGTCTGGTGGCAGCGGTACTCGTCGCGGCCGGGCAGCAACGCTCAGGAGCGGCGTGTTCCGGATTCGCTTCTGTTTTCGACGGTGTGGACTGCCGCCCAGCCGACTACCACGCCGCGAGGGCTCGCGGATCCGACCCGTGCAGCACAGTCATTCGCGTGGGCTGTAGCGGAGACGACGCTTCTGTATGGAAGCTGGGACAAGGAGTGGGGTGAGGTGCATCGTGTTCGACACGGCAGCGTCGACGTGCCGGTCGGCGGATGCGCCCTCGGCTGTTTTCGAGTGCTTGGCTTCACGCGCGCTCCCGACGGCAAGCTCGTTGCGAGCGGAGGCGATGGCTGGGTGCTGGCCGTCGAGTTTGCCGACGTCCCGCGCGCGTACTCGGTGCTCGCCTACGGCGAGAGCGCGAAACCCGAGTCACCGTGGCACGCGAGCCAGGCAGCGATGTTCGCGAAAGGCGAGATGAAGAAGGTCGCGTTTACCGTGCGCGATGTCGATGCGAGCGCGGTCGCGCGATATCGACCTGGCGAGAAGCGCTGAGGAGGCTCTTAGAACTAAAATCGGGATCATAGGGTCGGGAATCGTCGGACAGACGCTCGGGCCAATGCTCGCAGCCCCGTGTGGGTGCGCCTCTACGCTGCTCTGGGAACGCCGATGTTCAACTTCAGGATTGCTCGTTAGATCCTTGGTGCGCTGACGAGGAGCTAGCCCGGGAGTTGCGGACGAATCGCGGCTCCGGGCGGGAACCAGAAAGAAAAATCGTAAACCTTGTCGATTTCTCTCCCGGTCGTTCGACGTACTTGTAGAGACCAGGTAGAGCGGGTTGAAGCCAGGTCCGAAACCCGAAACCGAACAGGAGATACGACAATGCGGTTCCTAGTGCTGGTGAAGGCGAACGCGGAGAGTGAAGCCGGCGTTCTGCCCGACGAGAAGATGCTGACCGAGATGGGGAAGTTCAACGAGGAGCTGGTCAAGGCCGGCGTGATGCTCGCGGGCGAGGGGCTTCAGACGAGCTCGAAGGGCGTGCGAGTGAAGTTCGACGGCAGGAAGCGCACGGTTACCGACGGTCCGTTCGCCGAAACGAAGGAGCTCGTCGCCGGGTTCTGGATGTGGCAGGTGAAGTCGAAGGAGGAAGCGATCGAGTGGCTGAAGCGCGCGCCGTTCCATGGAGGAGAGGAAGTCGAGATCCGACAGATTTTTGAATCGGAGGACTTCGGAGAGGCATTCACGCCCGAACTGCGGGAGCAGGAGGAGCGGCTGCGCCAGCAGGCCGCGTCCAACGCTCAGCGATAACGGAACAGGCTGCGTAGAAGGTCGCTGCCGCGGCCGCCTTTCACCGAAGAGGAGACAGAAGCGGTTGCGAATCGGGTGTATGACCATCTGTGGCAGAGAAGTGCCGGCGGACGGGATCTGCGCGTAGCCTAAACCGTCCATGAAATCGATGGCATCCTGGCCGCTGCTCCCGTAAGGCCGCCCTTCCCGTCTTGCGTTGGATAGCTAATACGCTATCATGATAGCATGAACGCTATCAAGGACTGGGTGCCGCTGCTTCAAGAGGCGAGAACACGAGCCGCCCTCACCCAACGCGAGCTCGCCCGCCGGGCCGGAACCGCGCAGTCCGTCGTCGCCCGGGTCGAGCGCGGCCAGACCAGCCCCACGCTCGAGACCCTGGCGCGGCTGCTGGCAGCGACCGGCTTCAACCTCGACGTCGAGCTCGTTCCCCGACCCACCGCTGATCCGCTGATCGAAGCTTTCAAACGCGATATCGACCGGTCGTTGCTGCGCCGAAACCTCGAAAAAACCGTAGACGAACGAGTGAGATCGCTCCAGGCGCTCGCTCGCCTCGCCGAGGAAGCCAATCGCGCCGGACGAGTCGCTCGAAAGAAACGATGACCGATTTCGCCCGGCTGCTTGGCGCTCTCCATAAGACTGGCGTCGAGCACATCATCATCGGCGGCGTGGCAGCGACAGTCCACGGCTCCAGCCGCCTCACGCAGGACGTCGACGTCTGTTACGCCAGAACCGACTCCAATCTCGATCGCATCGTCCGCGCGCTGCGTCCGCTCAAGCCCTACCTGCGTGGCGCCCCGCGCGGCCTTCCGTTCCAGTGGTCGGCCGCAACGCTGCGAGCGGGTCTGAATTTCACCCTCACCACAACTGCCGGCGACATTGATCTGTTTGGCGAAGTGACTGGCGGCGGGCGTTACAACGATCTGCTCGCTCACACAATCGACGTCACACTCTTCACGCATCGCACCAGGTGTCTGAACCTGGACTGGCTGATCGCCACCAAGCGCGCCGCGGGGCGCCCGCGCGACCTCGAAGCGATCGCCGAGCTCGAGGCGCTGCGCGAGGAGATCGGAGGGATTGGACCCTGAGCATCATTTGACGGAAGGGGAACCTACCCCCGCTTCGGCGGAGGCACTCCGGTCTCAGCCCGCTGGCCCGCTGGCCCGCTGGCCCGCTGGCCCGCTCACTTTCTGGCGATCACTCCCCTGTCCACGACGTTCCCAGAGCGACTGATCGCCAGATAGTACATCTCCTTGTCGGTGATCTCGGCCAGCAGGAACGAGCGATCCCTGTCGAAAGTGGCATCTGTCAGCGGACCCTGGCGCGTGTCGCCGGCGCGCAGCTTTGCCGCTCCGCCAACCGTGAAGTGGTAGATGCCCTTCTGTGGCTTGAGCCGTTCGTATACATGCTCGTGGCCGGCAAACACCACCTGCACGCCATGCTTGACGAATAGAGGCTCGAGGATGGCGGGAAGCTCGACTTCCGGACCACGGCGCGCCGTGGTGTAAAGCGGATGGTGGAAGTACGCGATCTTCCAGTCGGAGCCCGACGATGCCAGCTCTCTCTCCAGCCATTTTCGCTGCTCGACGTCGAGATAGTTGCTGTCGATGACGAAGAATCGCACGTTCCCTTTCTTGAAGGTGCGATAGCGGGCGCCGTCCAGATTGTAAGGCTTGAAGTAACGCTGGTTGGGATCGTCGTGATTGCCGAGGGCAGCGTGGAACTCCACCTTCGCGTCAAGCAGCGCCTTGTACGGCTTGATGAACTTCTTGTCGAAATCCTGAGGCCGCTCCCGCCCGTAGATGTTGTCGCCGAGCATGATGGCAAAGGTGAACGGAAACCGCTGGCGGTACCGCTCCATCTGCGCGCCCACTTCGTATTGTGGCGTGTCGCCGGTGCCTCCGTCGCCCATCACGAGAAATCGTACTGATCCAGGCCGCAGCGGAAGGTCCGGCTGTTGAGCCTGCGGAGCCGGTTGCGCCTGTTGCGCCTGTTGCGCCTGCTGCGCCTGTTGCGCCTGCTGCGCCTGTTGCGCCTCGAGAGACGCCGGCCAGCAGATGGCCATGACGACGACAAGGCGGATGAGTGGCGTCACGATGGTCAGCCTCCTGTTGGAACCGCGTTGGGCATGAAATCGAGTATCAGGTTCGCTTCGATGTCCCGCAGAAGGAGATAGTCCTGGGCGATGCGATATTCGACCTCCTTCGGCAGCTGGGGCAGCAATGGCAGCAGCGCCGGAGGGAATGTCGCAAGCGGATACGACGTCGGGTAAATCTGATTCACTGTTGGGACGAAATCCGGAAGCTCCTCCTGCTGATCTTCGCGGGTTTCCTGCACCGGCTCGGAGCGGCGGCTGTACTCCTCTTTGATAAGCGTGGCAAGGACGGTCGCCACTTCGGGCGTGAAGATGTCGCCTTGTTTCGCTCCGGACCGCTTGGCGATTATCGCGTTCCCAAGCGCGGCCGCGCGGACGGTAATCTCCGCCTGGCTATTCGTCGGATCGAGCTCGCCGACGGAGTCGGCGAGCTGGTTCCGGAGCGCGACATATGCGTCGACCCGCTTACCGAAATCTGCGAACACCGCCGCAGCGGGATCGACGCGCGACGGCTCCCGCTCGTTACAGGCGGTGCCGGAGGCTAGCAAAGCGCCCGCGATACCGAGTAGCGTGAGCCCGCGGCGCTGGTGTGTTAGTGACACGCTCTTCCTCCGTTAAAGGGAAGGTCAAAGGCCGATCCGCATCGTATCGCAATAGACGGCACTCTGCCAGTTCGGTGCCCGGAAGACCCGAATTCCGGGCATCCCTGTCGGAAGCCTCAAAGGGGATACCGGCGGTTTAGCTTTCAGTGAAACTCACGGCACGCGAAATTCGTCCGACCATTGTGACCCCTCCTTATCGCGTCCGTCACACCGCCGAACACGGCGTCCTGGTGAGAACTCTCCCCGAGGATCTCATCCCGGAGCTGAGCCGAGTCGTGGCCTGGTGGACGACCGAAAAACGCGAGGGGGAATGGGTTGTCCCTCGGGAGTTCAAGGCGTTCGCGTGCATGGGGACTGTCGAGCTCGACCTCACCTACGCACGAATGGGCGCGGGGATCAGCGACATGGAGCTCAACGGCTTCATGGCGAATATCGAAGTGACGGTTCCCGCCGACATCCGCGTTGAGTGTGACGGCGACGGGATGCTCGGCAATTTCGACGTCAAGCGCATCGGGAATGCCGATCCGCCCCCCGATGCACCCGTCCTCAGAATCTCGGGAACGGCCTATGTGGGCTCGATTACGATCAAGATCGTCGATCCCAATGCGCCCGGGTGGGCGGAGAGGCTGAAGGCCCGGTGGGAGTCTCTCAAAGTCAAAGCAAGCGTGTAAGGAGACCGGCGCCCTGTGCAACGGGCTTGCATCGGGGAATGAAGATGGTGTGATTGGAAATCGTGACCGTTTCCGATGCGCACCGCGCCATCGACGCCGTGTGGAGAATCGAGTCCGCGAAGCTCATCGCGGGTCTCACGCGGATCGTGCACGACGTTGGTCTCGCCGAGGACCTCGCTCAGGACGCACTCGTCGCTGCCCTCGAGAAATGGCCCGCCTCTGGCGTTCCCGACAACCCCGGCGCCTGGCTCATGGCGACGGCGAAGCACCGCGCGATCGATGCGCTGCGCCGGAACAAGTTGCTCGACAGGAAGCACGAACAGATCGGCGTTGAGCTCGAGGCTGAGCAGGCGATGGGGGTGCCCGACCTCGACGCCGCGATCGACGATAACGTCGGCGACGATCTCATCCGTCTCGTTTTCATATCGTGTCATCCGATTCTCTCGACCGAGGCCCGTGCTGCGCTCACGCTGCGTTTGCTCGGCGGCCTCACCACCGATGAGATCGCGCGTGCATTCCTCGTCCCCGAGCCGACAATCGCGCAACGAATCGTTCGCGCCAAGCGGACGCTTTCCGATGCACAGGTTCCCTTCGAGGTCCCGCGTGGCGGGGAGCTCGATGCGCGTCTCTCCTCGGTGCTGGAGGTTGTGTATCGCATTTTCAACGAGGGATACTCGGCGACCGCGGGTGACGACTGGATGCGCCCCGCGCTCTGCGAGGACGCGTTACGACTCGGGCGCATACTAGCCGGGCTCGCGCCGCTGGAGCCGGAGGTGCATGGGCTCGTTGCGCTGATGGAGATTCAGGCGTCGCGGATCCGCGCGC
This portion of the Gemmatimonadaceae bacterium genome encodes:
- a CDS encoding RNA polymerase sigma factor, giving the protein MTVSDAHRAIDAVWRIESAKLIAGLTRIVHDVGLAEDLAQDALVAALEKWPASGVPDNPGAWLMATAKHRAIDALRRNKLLDRKHEQIGVELEAEQAMGVPDLDAAIDDNVGDDLIRLVFISCHPILSTEARAALTLRLLGGLTTDEIARAFLVPEPTIAQRIVRAKRTLSDAQVPFEVPRGGELDARLSSVLEVVYRIFNEGYSATAGDDWMRPALCEDALRLGRILAGLAPLEPEVHGLVALMEIQASRIRARTGRRGEPILLLDQDRARWDYVLIGRGLAALERAEILGGRLGPYGLQAAIAACHARARKADETDWERIASLYDELLRLTPSPVIELNRAMAVAMAFGPAAGLELVEPLESEPSLRKYHLLPSVRGDLLSKLGRLDEARKEFERAASLTRNERKRELLLERARACGLADVPAA
- a CDS encoding LiaF domain-containing protein; this encodes MKLTAREIRPTIVTPPYRVRHTAEHGVLVRTLPEDLIPELSRVVAWWTTEKREGEWVVPREFKAFACMGTVELDLTYARMGAGISDMELNGFMANIEVTVPADIRVECDGDGMLGNFDVKRIGNADPPPDAPVLRISGTAYVGSITIKIVDPNAPGWAERLKARWESLKVKASV